A window from Prosthecobacter algae encodes these proteins:
- a CDS encoding type II toxin-antitoxin system VapB family antitoxin produces MRITVEIEDEIIRDAMELTGEKSKSPAIAKAVENYVKRMRAKELGQKLLEGYFDYPMTNEELEALGVE; encoded by the coding sequence ATGAGAATCACAGTCGAAATCGAAGACGAAATCATTCGTGATGCCATGGAATTGACGGGGGAGAAGAGCAAGAGTCCCGCAATTGCCAAGGCGGTGGAGAATTATGTCAAACGGATGCGGGCCAAGGAACTCGGGCAGAAGCTGCTGGAAGGGTACTTTGACTATCCCATGACCAATGAGGAACTGGAAGCCCTGGGCGTGGAGTGA